Proteins from a single region of bacterium:
- a CDS encoding transposase, with amino-acid sequence MVSFSHPGRCRSEAAYAALACTSPLPASSGQTVRHRLNRGGDRALNRAIHAIALVRMRSCPRTRAYVARRTAEGKTRREIRRCIKRYIARELYRQLTHSMNPPVGP; translated from the coding sequence ATCGTCAGCTTCTCCCACCCAGGCCGGTGCCGCAGCGAAGCGGCCTACGCCGCGCTAGCCTGCACCAGCCCGCTCCCGGCCAGCAGCGGCCAGACCGTCCGGCACCGGCTCAACCGCGGCGGGGACCGGGCCCTCAACCGGGCCATCCATGCCATCGCGCTGGTCCGGATGCGCAGTTGCCCGCGCACGCGGGCCTACGTTGCCCGGCGCACCGCCGAGGGAAAGACCCGCAGGGAAATCCGCCGCTGCATCAAGCGCTATATCGCCCGCGAGCTCTACCGGCAGCTCACCCACTCGATGAATCCTCCGGTGGGCCCTTGA
- a CDS encoding nucleotide-binding protein — protein MNKPRIFLGSSGEQAKLLRAIERGLSEIADVEPWTTTFNPGRSTLDRLVELSREVDFAAFVFAQDDWTTTDASQSGQASPRDNVVFEAGLFGGALGIRRTFILHAHGSKLPSDLLGLTSVRYDPATSSAEVRAINQKLRKAIETEGRRGQVEGLWWQLSLTMRSDDEPSAVSLLRISRDRDGGLNVNGRAWQEDGALSARYWSEATKERTDPASIFYYWKGERPRHPNAPQLEGTGEIRVESADRATGYWTTRSDRDPGLNVRTSGVYLRADPADLEVLDGGSEEERAELIAQRLRDWKSAANAF, from the coding sequence ATGAACAAGCCGCGCATCTTTCTCGGGTCGTCGGGCGAGCAGGCCAAGTTGCTCCGGGCGATCGAGCGCGGGCTCTCAGAGATCGCTGACGTCGAGCCGTGGACGACGACGTTCAACCCGGGGCGGTCCACCCTCGACCGGCTCGTCGAGCTCTCCCGAGAGGTCGATTTCGCCGCGTTCGTGTTCGCCCAAGACGACTGGACCACGACTGATGCGTCCCAGTCCGGCCAGGCGTCACCGCGCGACAACGTGGTGTTCGAGGCAGGGCTGTTCGGCGGCGCGCTGGGCATCCGGCGTACGTTCATCCTCCACGCGCACGGTTCGAAGCTGCCGAGCGACCTGCTCGGGCTGACCTCCGTCCGCTACGACCCGGCGACCAGCTCGGCGGAGGTTCGCGCGATCAACCAGAAGCTTCGCAAGGCGATCGAGACCGAGGGTCGTCGCGGACAGGTGGAGGGCCTGTGGTGGCAGCTCTCGCTCACCATGCGCAGCGACGACGAACCGTCGGCGGTGAGCCTCCTGCGCATCTCGCGGGACCGCGACGGTGGCCTGAACGTGAACGGCCGGGCCTGGCAGGAGGACGGCGCCCTGTCGGCCCGCTATTGGAGCGAGGCTACGAAGGAGCGCACGGATCCGGCCAGCATCTTCTACTACTGGAAGGGCGAGCGCCCTCGGCATCCGAATGCCCCCCAGCTCGAGGGCACCGGCGAGATCAGGGTAGAGAGCGCCGACCGCGCCACCGGGTACTGGACGACCCGGTCGGATCGCGATCCCGGGCTGAATGTCCGAACGTCTGGCGTCTACCTTCGAGCCGACCCGGCAGACCTCGAGGTGCTGGACGGCGGGAGCGAGGAGGAGCGAGCAGAGCTCATCGCGCAGCGCCTCCGGGACTGGAAGTCGGCCGCGAACGCGTTCTGA